Part of the Pristiophorus japonicus isolate sPriJap1 chromosome 11, sPriJap1.hap1, whole genome shotgun sequence genome is shown below.
gcatgaacagagagacctgggatttTGAcaattcttctgtcagtgttctgcagcgctgaggtgctgcaaacaccgacacTCATTGCACAGAGTTGCactgctgcacccaggctctcccatcactccctccatggagggagttacagcacgcagggaggttctcttcccttccaatgggcagaagggacctcctcagaacaccaatgcagcctggttgcacattgtacaggaggccacaagcagggatctcatcaggaggaccaggctgcagtggtacaaacctttcaatgatttctgTAGATCACCAAATGttcctgcaaagccacactcaacctcatcctgctgtgcctctcatcacatccccatcactctgccttccctaccctactcctgcacatcacaccaactgcacatctcctccacccatccctctctctctatctacatgatcacatccccatctcactgccacccctcacactcaccctcatcctgtccAATCATAatgactaacaacacacaagggtaggcacttgggtcttttagccaatgttcatgtagactttttgccaatgtgctgtcaaacattgaaattgtTATTTTGTACATTTgggggccgattttgatcaaggctccccaccccacccaagttAGGCCCAAAGTGCCAGCGACGGTCGCCGAGGTaacggatggtactttgggcgggatatttatGGCTGAGATCCCTCAAAGGTCGGCAGGTGGCAAATGGACGATGTATGCCGCCAATTTACAAAAATGtagaaaactatcggaagaccttcaggggactcccATACAGGTAATTGTTGTGGAAAAACCAATAAAAATGTTTACTGATATTTTTTTCAACGATATTTTTTTCCAGCCAGTGGTCcgcccctgttctgccgccgagtcccacagactcccgcccgcaggaatctgggagctcggcgggcgggagctcagttacgccactcggccatccgctgatgtcagtggatgcttcccagcggctctccctccctcccccccccctgcccactccaggccaccccgaaagtgccaCTGGGCAGGTCTGCAGGAGGAaagtcagcggcagtgggtggcactgggcggcactgggcggcagtggacggcactgggtggcagtgggcatcaCTGGATGGCAGCGGGAGGCAGCAGGCGGCACTGGGCGGCAGTGGGCTTCACTGGGCGgcactgggcagcagcgggcggcacTGGGCGGAACTGGGTTGCACTGGGtgactgggcggcagcgggcagcacTGGGCCTgcagccagcggcagtgggcgTCACTGGGCAACACTGGGCGgcactgggcagcagcgggcggcagtgggcggcactgGGCGGCAGTGGACGACACTGGGCGGGAGTGGGCGtcactgggcggcagtgggcgtcaCTGGACGACACTGGGtgggagtgggtggcagtgggcatcaCTGGGCACCACTGGGCAGCAGTGGGCAtcactgggcggcagtgggcgtcactgggcagcagtgggcatcactgggcagcagtgggtggcactgggcagcagcgggcggaacTGGGTTGCACTGGGTGGCACTGGGtgactgggcggcagcgggcagcacTGGGCCTGCAGCGGGTGTCACTGGGCAgcactgggcggcagtgggcggcagcgggcgggagtgggCGTCACTTGGCGGCAGTGGACGACACTGGGCggcactgggtggcagtgggcaccactgggcggcagcgggcagcagTGGGCATCActgggcggcagtggacggcagcGGGTGGCACTGGGCGTCACTGGGCAGCAGTAGGCAtcactgggcggcagtgggcggcagcgggcgtcACTGGGCGGCAGTGGACAGCAGCGAGCAtcactgggcggcagtgggcggcagcggaAGGCAGTGGGCATCAGTGGGCGGCAGCGGATGtcactgggcggcagcgggcagcacGGCCTGCAGCGGGCGGCAGCGGGCGTCACTGGGCAGCACTGGGCGGCACTGGGCAGCAGCGGGTGgcactgggcggcagtgggcgtcactgggcggcagtgggcatcaCTGGGCGGGAGTGGGCTTCACTGGGCGGCAGTGGGAGtcactgggtggcagtgggcgtcactgggcggcagcgggcggcactgggcgacagtgggtggcactgggcagcagcgggcggaacTGGGTTGCACTGGGTGACTGGGCGgcactgggcggcagcgggcgtcactgggcggcagtgggcgtcactgggcggcagtggacgacactgggcgggagtgggcggcactgggtggcagtgggcatcaCTGGGCAccactgggcggcagtgggcagcagtgggcatcactgggcggcagtggacggcagcgggcggcagtgggcgtcactgggtggcagcgggcggcagtgggcgtcactgggcagcagtgggcatcactgggcggcagcgggcggcagtggGCATCACTGGGCGGCAGTGGACAGCAGCGAGCAtcactgggcggcagtgggcgtcaGTGGACGGCAGCAGATGgcactgggtggcagcgggcgtcactgggcggcagcgggcggcactgggcggcactgggcatcactgggcggcagcgggcagcagCGGACGGCACTGGGTGACAGCGGGTATCACTGGGCGGCAGCGGACGgcactgggtggcagcgggcggtactGGAAGGCAGCGGGCTTCATTGGGCGGCAGTGGGCTTcattgggcggcagcgggcggcactgggtggcagcgggcggcactgggcggcagcaggcggctcTGGGCGGCTGCGGGCGTCACTGGGCGGCAGCGGATGGCACTGGGTGGCAGCGGGCTTCATTGGGCGGCAGTGGGCTTCATTGGGCGGCAGTGGGCTTCATTGGGCGGCAGTGGGCTTCATTGGGCGGCTGCGGGCGgcactgggcggcagcgggcggcactGGGTGGCACTGGGCGGTTGCAGGCGgcactgggcggcagcgggcggcactGGGCGGCACTGGGCGGCTGCaggcggcagcgggcggcagcgggcggcagcgggcggctgtgggcggcactgggcggcactgggcggcactgggcggcagcgggcggcactGGGCGGCTGCAGGCGGCAGCGGGCGGCTGCGGGCGGCACTGGTCGGCTGCGGGCGGCACTGGGCGGCTGCGGGCGGCACGGGGCGGTGaagtgatgaatttcagccccttttTGTTTTTGgaaagatttgtgtgcacctttggaagtggcttgttGTGAATGGTCAGACAAAACAGTATCCCCTCAGTGGTGGAAAGTGTGAAAGGaaggggttggacattgcagggatgctttatggagctggtgtggggtggtgccaacctgacgcatcatgtggcagccagggtgtacagtgtcaagtgaagtaaatgtggccgtggtgaggccatcactggcctcctgggcagcaatgtggtcaggtactgatgccctgtgtactgtgcagcatcaggtgattgcggaggttggtggtgatgctggtgtgtttagtgatgttggtgttggggctgatcgtggtaggattctgaggaccaaggtgagattttttcaagggctccgatgctgctggaatagatggcaggtgaggttgagatgacagaagcgatctgtcaatggtgagagaggttcctccaaggaggtgacagtgaatagagagttcactgcaaacagctcaaagtatcttccaaatcctgaaagcttcagcttctgacactggaaagtgaacagctgtgaaatggtagccacttctgcagctgtcagtgagtcaaagtaatggagagtcactgaaacccgatacacttacctggcgtgttcacCGAGGGACAGCAAACCTGTCAAAAAATTggtaaattgtaagtgcctgcctttaatcctcttaaatagcactAAACTACCTGCTAATACCTTAATGAAGCGGCCCGCCACTTGGCGAGCCGCACGCACATCTGACAAGAggaactgacatggaggcggggcCAGAGCGGGATCCCcacccactgtcaatcagggcctccaaacccacactcgcaggtcTGGGAAGATCCCGGCCAgagtgtggaagttatgatgaacctgcataaacactggttcagccccaactggagtattgtgtccaattctgggcactgcactttaggaaggatgtgaaggccttagagagggagcagaaaggatttccaagaatggttccagggatgagggacttcagtgacgtggatagactggagaagctggggttgttctccttggagcagagaaggttgagaggagatttgatcgaggtgttcaaaatcatgaggggtctggacagagtagatcgagagaaactgtttccattggtgaagggtcgagaaccagaggacacagatttaaggtgattggcgaaagaaccaaaGGAGACAAAAACCCCCCActattttacgcagcaagtggttaggatctggaatgcactgcctgaagggtggtggaggcagactcaattttatctttcaaaaggcattagataagcagctgaaggggaaaaaaatggcagggctatggggaaagggcgagggagttggattggctgagagtcagcacgggtttgatgggctgaatggccttctgtgctgtcagcatatcatcatcataggcagtccctcgagtcgaggatgacttgcttccacgccaaaaagttcacaggtgtttcaatgaaggacctaatattccagatcccaaactacatattgaagggtggaagatgcctgtgtgtggatttttttaatgtgtggtggccttggcaacccagccaccacacgggcttgacagagctaggtcttggtccagtggcaagggttaaccaagatgactggagaccagctctgctgcacggacccagtgcacacatatcgcagtgtgggctggctcatgctgcccctgggccctcgcctctactgggccccgatcacatccttccacgatctctcaccgctccttcgccccgacctcgctgctcctgctgtaaccattctatcaatacactcctgtgaagcgccttgggacgttttactacattactgctgctatataaatacaatttgctgTTGTTGCCTGTAATGTACAGGTTCGCTGCTGAGCCTGGCACATGTCACCAGCCGCTGCTCATTGTTTAGCAAAATGCTCACACCTCACTTTAATTTTAAGAGCCGCAAAAATGGCCTTCTGTTTAATCGTGTTAAATATTGAGCAATACGAATCATTTACAGTAAGTACTAACAACCAATGGGAACTCAGTGCTTGCTGCATCATCAGTTTCCGGGGAAAATCTCTGTGTGTAGGTTCCCATCAGCTCCTTATTCAAACACTGACTGTACAAGATCAAACGGTAACATTGTATGCTGATCACATTTCAATCCAGCTCTTACACAATTATTGGCAACACAGAATAACATTTCACATAAACCACAAGTTATAATTTTATCAAATGGATTTAATTCCTGATCACTTTTGAATTCTTAATTTCCATTTCATTTGTTCCCAAGTTCATCGACAGATCAACAATGAATCAGCActaacccatcaaacactcccagggcaggtacagcacggggttagatacagagtaaagctcccactacactgtcccatcaaacactcccagggcaggtacagggggttagatgcagagtaaagctccctcgacactgtcccatcaaacactcccagggcaggtacagcacgggttagatacagagtaaagctccatctacactgtcccatcaaacactcccagggcaattacaggggattagatacagggtaaagctccctctacactgtcccatcaaacactcccagggcaggtagagggggttagatacagagtaaagctccctctacactgtcccatcaaacactcccagggcatgtacagcacggattagatacagagtaaagctctctctgcactgtcccatcaaacactcccagggcaggtacagggggttagatacagagtaaagctccctctacactgtcccatcaaacactcccagggcacgtacagcacgggttagatacagagtaaagctctctctacattgtcccatcaaacactcccagggcaggtacagggggttagatacagagtaaagctccctctacactgtcccatcaaacactcccagggcaggtacagcacgggttagatacagagtaaagctctctctacactgtcccatcaaacactcccagggcaggtacagcatgggtttgatacagagtaaagctcccactacactgtcccatcaaacactcccagggcaggtacagggggttagatacagaataaagctccctctacactatcccatcaaacacttccagggcaggtataggtgtcatgtatcttacattattatatataactgtgtcctaacatgctatacatgactgtaataagatatgacctgtaaccaccagcatagcttaccaccaggggtgcacttgcaagagacaggtatataaggacaggtctcaggcaagtgcagcattccagagctgtgaaataaaggtgcaggtccagagtgaccttgacttcactacatgcctcgtgtgaatctgtactgacgggacaggactttacaacagggggttagatacagagtaaagctccctctacacttcccatcaaacactcccagggcaggtacagcacgggttagatacagagttggaTTGCTGGGGTTCAGGGGTCAGTTTGCTGGGGTTCAGGGGTCAGTTTGCTGCTCAGGttaatttttttcattttcattCATGGGCTGTGGGTTTCACAAGGCCGTCATTTATTGatgatccctaattgccctttgagaaggtggtggtgagctgccttattgaaccgctgcggtctgtgtggtgaaggtgctcccacagtgctgttagagagggagttccaggattttgaccgagcgacgatgatgaacggccgatatatttccaagtcaggatggtgtgtgactcggaggggaacatggaggtgatggtgttcccatgtgcctgctgcccttgtccctctaggcggtagaggtgctgctgaagaagccttggtgagttgctgcagtgcatcttgtagatggtgcacactgcagccacagtgtgccggtggtggagggagtgagtgttgaaggttggggatgggctgccgatcaagcgggctgctttgtcctggatgatgttgatcttgagtgttgttggagctgccctcatccaggcaagtggagagtattccatcacactcctgacttgtgccttgtatatggtggaaaggctttggagaacatttttttattcgttcctaagATATGTGCTTTATTGGCAagaccagcaattattgcccatcccgaattgtcctcgagaaggtggtgagccatcttcttgaaccgctgcagtcccgtgtggtgaaggtgctcccaggaggtaagacactcactgcagaatgccTAGCCCCATACCTGCTctcatagccacagtatttatgtg
Proteins encoded:
- the LOC139275622 gene encoding mucin-19-like, translating into MSVDASQRLSLPPPPLPTPGHPESATGQVCRRKVSGSGWHWAALGGSGRHWVAVGITGWQREAAGGTGRQWASLGGTGQQRAALGGTGLHWVTGRQRAALGLQPAAVGVTGQHWAALGSSGRQWAALGGSGRHWAGVGVTGRQWASLDDTGWEWVAVGITGHHWAAVGITGRQWASLGSSGHHWAAVGGTGQQRAELGCTGWHWVTGRQRAALGLQRVSLGSTGRQWAAAGGSGRHLAAVDDTGRHWVAVGTTGRQRAAVGITGRQWTAAGGTGRHWAAVGITGRQWAAAGVTGRQWTAASITGRQWAAAEGSGHQWAAADVTGRQRAARPAAGGSGRHWAALGGTGQQRVALGGSGRHWAAVGITGREWASLGGSGSHWVAVGVTGRQRAALGDSGWHWAAAGGTGLHWVTGRHWAAAGVTGRQWASLGGSGRHWAGVGGTGWQWASLGTTGRQWAAVGITGRQWTAAGGSGRHWVAAGGSGRHWAAVGITGRQRAAVGITGRQWTAASITGRQWASVDGSRWHWVAAGVTGRQRAALGGTGHHWAAAGSSGRHWVTAGITGRQRTALGGSGRYWKAAGFIGRQWASLGGSGRHWVAAGGTGRQQAALGGCGRHWAAADGTGWQRASLGGSGLHWAAVGFIGRQWASLGGCGRHWAAAGGTGWHWAVAGGTGRQRAALGGTGRLQAAAGGSGRQRAAVGGTGRHWAALGGSGRHWAAAGGSGRLRAALVGCGRHWAAAGGTGR